One Streptomyces sp. R28 DNA window includes the following coding sequences:
- a CDS encoding ATP-binding protein, translating into MRRVLSRIDAHAAGAGQADAEPGAPNATGSTSPAPLAAPGTAPLDALVTCFGLTAFERDLILLTAADELEPTTAARCAAACGDPQRAYPTFSLALAALAEPHWSALTPVAPLRRWRIVELDDETRLTTSRLRLDERILHFLLGSPYLDARLHGRLRRTSVPERLTPSYDLAASRVAEGWTTGASPQAPLLVEVTGGDLRSRAEIAAAAAARSGLGLYAMGAEDVPTDPAERDRLARLWQREAILLPAALLVEVGEQDRDQRAATEAFLAGAAVPVVVSSEDPLRTDRAHGARVAVPRLDDEEQVDLWAQAFHPVADLDDGELRSLVAQFQLPPHVVRSAAATVRRRLPYEDELDAAELAWRAGLEEARVGMDELGRRIEPEAGWDDLVLHERQTAVLREIVAHVRQRATVHQEWGFAGTLRRGLGVTAMFAGGSGTGKTLAAEVMAKELGLDLFVVDLSQVVSKYIGETEKNLRRVFDAAERGGALLLFDEADALFGKRSEVKDSHDRYANLEVSYLLMRMEAYRGLAILTTNMKKALDTAFMRRIRFVVDFPFPAEHERAEIWRRVLPSQAPVKDIDPRLLAQLTVAGGSIRNIALSGAFLAAEEGDRLQMRHMLAAARTEYLKLERSLTPTEVRGWV; encoded by the coding sequence ATGCGACGTGTCCTGTCCCGCATCGACGCCCACGCGGCAGGCGCCGGGCAGGCCGACGCCGAGCCCGGCGCGCCGAACGCCACCGGCTCCACGAGCCCGGCCCCCCTGGCCGCACCGGGCACCGCCCCCCTCGACGCCCTCGTCACCTGCTTCGGCCTCACCGCCTTCGAACGCGACCTGATCCTCCTCACCGCCGCCGACGAACTGGAGCCCACGACGGCAGCCCGCTGCGCCGCGGCCTGCGGCGATCCACAGCGGGCGTACCCGACCTTCTCGCTCGCCCTGGCCGCCCTCGCCGAACCGCACTGGAGCGCGCTCACCCCCGTGGCGCCGCTGCGACGCTGGCGGATCGTCGAGCTGGACGACGAGACCCGGTTGACGACCTCCCGGCTGAGGCTCGACGAACGGATCCTGCACTTCCTGCTGGGCTCGCCCTACCTGGACGCCCGCCTCCACGGCCGCCTGCGCCGCACCTCGGTGCCCGAGCGGCTGACACCGTCGTACGACCTGGCCGCGAGCCGTGTCGCCGAGGGCTGGACGACGGGGGCGAGCCCGCAGGCGCCGCTGCTCGTCGAGGTGACCGGCGGTGACCTGCGCAGCCGCGCCGAGATCGCCGCCGCGGCGGCCGCGCGGTCCGGGCTGGGGCTGTACGCGATGGGCGCCGAGGACGTACCGACCGACCCGGCCGAACGGGACCGGCTCGCCCGGCTCTGGCAGCGCGAGGCGATCCTGCTGCCCGCCGCACTGCTCGTCGAGGTCGGCGAACAGGACCGCGACCAGCGCGCGGCCACCGAGGCCTTCCTGGCCGGGGCCGCCGTACCGGTCGTCGTGTCGAGCGAGGACCCGCTGCGCACGGACCGGGCGCACGGCGCACGGGTGGCCGTGCCGCGCCTCGACGACGAGGAGCAGGTCGACCTGTGGGCGCAGGCGTTCCACCCCGTCGCCGACCTCGACGACGGTGAACTGCGTTCCCTGGTCGCCCAGTTCCAGCTGCCGCCGCACGTCGTACGGTCCGCCGCCGCGACCGTACGCCGCCGGCTGCCGTACGAGGACGAGCTCGACGCCGCCGAGCTCGCCTGGCGGGCCGGGCTGGAGGAGGCCCGCGTCGGTATGGACGAGTTGGGCCGCCGGATCGAGCCGGAGGCCGGCTGGGACGACCTCGTCCTGCACGAACGGCAGACCGCGGTGCTGCGCGAGATCGTCGCGCACGTACGGCAGCGAGCCACCGTCCACCAGGAGTGGGGATTCGCCGGCACCCTGCGGCGCGGCCTCGGCGTCACCGCGATGTTCGCCGGCGGCTCCGGCACCGGCAAGACGCTGGCCGCCGAGGTCATGGCGAAGGAACTCGGCCTCGACCTGTTCGTCGTCGACCTCTCCCAGGTAGTCAGCAAGTACATCGGCGAGACCGAGAAGAACCTCCGCCGGGTCTTCGACGCCGCCGAACGTGGCGGTGCGCTGCTGCTGTTCGACGAGGCCGACGCCCTGTTCGGCAAGCGCAGCGAGGTCAAGGACAGCCACGACCGGTACGCCAACCTAGAGGTCAGCTACCTGCTGATGCGGATGGAGGCCTACCGGGGCCTCGCCATCCTCACCACCAACATGAAGAAGGCCCTCGACACCGCCTTCATGCGCCGCATCCGCTTCGTCGTCGACTTCCCGTTCCCGGCCGAGCACGAGCGCGCCGAGATCTGGCGGAGGGTGCTGCCGTCGCAGGCGCCGGTCAAGGACATCGACCCCCGGCTGCTCGCCCAACTCACCGTCGCGGGCGGCTCGATCCGCAACATCGCCCTGTCCGGTGCCTTCCTCGCCGCCGAGGAGGGCGACCGGCTGCAGATGCGGCACATGCTGGCGGCGGCCCGTACCGAGTACCTCAAGCTGGAGCGCTCCCTGACGCCGACGGAGGTGCGGGGATGGGTGTGA
- a CDS encoding phage baseplate assembly protein V encodes MAAPSNRYLGKFRGRVVSNDDPLRIGRITVEVPDVLGDETSTWALPCLPFTGPESGQFVVPPPGAGVWVEFEQGDPSFPVWTGCWYGAAEELPPDARRELQAGAVNKPVVVQTPQAHKLVMNDTPGAEQGILLQAQGGAYIRITKEAVVIATGAGAEIILRGREVTINEGQLTVLSKR; translated from the coding sequence ATGGCGGCACCCAGCAATCGCTACCTCGGCAAGTTCCGCGGCCGGGTCGTCAGCAACGACGACCCGTTGCGCATCGGCCGGATCACCGTCGAGGTCCCGGACGTCCTCGGCGACGAGACGTCCACCTGGGCGCTGCCCTGTCTGCCGTTCACCGGACCCGAGTCGGGGCAGTTCGTGGTGCCGCCGCCGGGCGCGGGCGTGTGGGTGGAGTTCGAGCAGGGGGATCCCAGCTTCCCGGTGTGGACGGGGTGTTGGTACGGCGCCGCCGAGGAGCTGCCGCCCGACGCGCGGCGTGAGCTACAGGCGGGCGCGGTCAACAAACCGGTAGTCGTGCAGACCCCTCAGGCGCACAAGCTCGTCATGAACGACACGCCCGGCGCCGAGCAGGGGATTCTCCTCCAGGCACAGGGCGGCGCGTACATCCGCATCACGAAGGAAGCCGTGGTCATCGCGACCGGCGCGGGAGCGGAGATCATTCTGCGCGGCCGTGAAGTGACCATCAACGAGGGCCAGTTGACCGTGCTCTCCAAGCGATGA
- a CDS encoding phage tail sheath family protein — MPMSAVSAAKPSYPGVYVEELPSSTRTISTLTTSVTAFVGHTRRGPLNEPVRVTSFTEFERRFGGLSSQSAVGYAVHQFFGNGGTVAVIVRVAKAGSGKAACVTLKSTEGHSEGPVLEVHAKEPGLWGNGLRVAVDHDTPCPDETFNLRVYDAKGDARESFTGLSMDPSHGRYAQTVINAGSKLIRVEVVGEGRPDPSGTVSKPFGDELPNLAVDLTVKIGEVEREFTLYDPDCDGEAPCSVAELALLLERKLRALPDAPGKHAFAGAEVTAFGRRIQVVAGSTDPEDVVRFLGECANDLGLEASVNPPVFPLEGGEDGEAPGPRDLIGSEGDKTGIQALRGVADVNLLALPELAAYEKTEDALTVISAAQRLCAERRIFLLVDAPSTWVSVDSARAGLAAFDAVRGNHAGLYFPHLQLTDPLTGRLRSFPPSGAVAGVIARTDSERGVWKAPAGTEARLAGVHSLTVNLTDRETGLLNPLGVNCLRTFPVTGPVVWGARTLEGSDALDSEWKYVPVRRLALHVEESLQRGLQWVVFEPNDENLWQQIRLAASSYLHTLFRQGAFKGGTPREAYFVKCDGDTTTAEDIENGIVNVLVGIAPVRPAEFVIVKIQQTSGQFAL; from the coding sequence ATGCCGATGAGCGCTGTCAGCGCCGCCAAGCCGTCGTATCCCGGCGTCTATGTCGAAGAACTTCCCAGCAGCACCCGCACGATCTCGACCTTGACCACGTCCGTGACGGCCTTTGTGGGCCACACCCGACGGGGTCCGCTCAACGAGCCGGTACGCGTCACCAGCTTCACGGAGTTCGAGCGCCGCTTCGGCGGCCTGAGCTCGCAGAGCGCCGTCGGCTACGCGGTCCACCAGTTCTTCGGCAACGGCGGCACCGTGGCGGTGATCGTCCGTGTCGCCAAGGCCGGCAGCGGCAAGGCCGCCTGCGTCACCCTCAAGTCCACCGAGGGCCACAGCGAGGGCCCGGTCCTCGAAGTGCACGCCAAGGAGCCCGGCCTCTGGGGCAACGGCCTGCGGGTCGCCGTCGACCACGACACTCCGTGCCCCGACGAGACGTTCAACCTGCGCGTCTACGACGCCAAGGGCGACGCCCGCGAGAGCTTCACCGGCCTGTCCATGGACCCCTCGCACGGCCGCTACGCGCAGACCGTGATCAACGCCGGCTCCAAGCTGATCCGCGTCGAGGTCGTCGGCGAGGGCCGCCCCGATCCGTCCGGCACCGTCTCCAAGCCCTTCGGTGACGAACTCCCGAACCTGGCAGTCGACTTGACCGTCAAGATCGGTGAGGTGGAGCGCGAGTTCACGCTCTACGACCCCGACTGCGACGGCGAAGCCCCGTGCAGCGTCGCCGAGTTGGCGCTGCTGCTGGAGCGCAAGCTGCGCGCCCTGCCCGACGCGCCCGGCAAGCACGCCTTCGCGGGCGCCGAGGTCACCGCCTTCGGCCGCCGTATCCAGGTCGTCGCCGGCTCCACCGACCCCGAGGACGTCGTCCGGTTCCTCGGCGAGTGCGCCAACGACCTCGGCCTCGAGGCCTCCGTCAACCCGCCCGTCTTCCCGCTGGAGGGCGGCGAGGACGGCGAGGCGCCCGGCCCGCGCGACCTCATCGGCAGCGAGGGCGACAAGACCGGCATCCAGGCGCTGCGCGGCGTCGCCGACGTCAACCTGCTGGCGCTGCCCGAGCTCGCGGCGTACGAGAAGACCGAGGACGCGCTCACCGTCATCTCGGCCGCCCAGCGGCTGTGCGCCGAGCGGCGGATCTTCCTGCTGGTGGACGCGCCGAGCACCTGGGTCAGCGTCGACTCCGCACGCGCCGGGCTCGCCGCCTTCGACGCCGTGCGCGGCAACCACGCGGGACTGTACTTCCCGCACCTGCAGCTCACCGACCCGCTCACGGGCCGACTGCGCTCCTTCCCGCCGTCGGGCGCGGTCGCCGGCGTCATCGCCCGCACCGACTCCGAGCGCGGCGTGTGGAAGGCGCCGGCCGGCACCGAGGCGCGGCTCGCGGGCGTGCACTCGCTCACGGTCAACCTCACCGACCGAGAGACCGGTCTGCTCAACCCGCTCGGCGTCAACTGCCTGCGGACCTTCCCGGTGACCGGCCCCGTGGTCTGGGGCGCGCGCACGCTGGAGGGCTCGGACGCGCTCGACAGCGAGTGGAAGTACGTGCCGGTGCGCCGGCTCGCGCTGCACGTCGAGGAGAGCCTCCAGCGTGGTCTGCAGTGGGTCGTCTTCGAGCCCAACGACGAGAACCTGTGGCAGCAGATCCGGCTCGCCGCCTCCTCGTACCTGCACACGCTCTTCCGTCAGGGCGCCTTCAAGGGCGGCACCCCGCGCGAGGCGTACTTCGTCAAGTGCGACGGCGACACGACGACCGCCGAGGACATCGAGAACGGCATCGTCAACGTCCTCGTCGGCATCGCACCGGTCCGGCCGGCGGAGTTCGTGATCGTCAAAATCCAGCAGACGTCCGGGCAGTTCGCGCTCTGA
- a CDS encoding Pvc16 family protein, whose amino-acid sequence MSNALAIAHVTQALALLIESNLGPEFDEAVKVEPRKPPAEPPDQPTINVFLYQVTPNTSMRNSDLPTRASDGTLIKRPAAALDLHYLISAYGDETELVGQRLVGSVVRTLHEIPILPKDVIEQAGERPYLVGSDLAEAVQRVRFTPTVMDIDETSKLWGMLYQTPYSLSVVYQATLIFIDGRERPVPAKPVERPEVRVLPFGAPGAPEPAVVGDGASTNRSGGDVEVANGTEKAEKAETPEKPAARTAEKAPSKAPVKAPAKTAAKSPAKAPVKAPARGRKAAQASKPTGGTARGTQTDSAAEGTEN is encoded by the coding sequence ATGAGCAACGCACTCGCCATCGCCCATGTCACCCAGGCCCTCGCCCTGCTGATCGAGTCCAACCTGGGGCCCGAGTTCGACGAGGCCGTGAAGGTGGAGCCGCGCAAGCCGCCGGCGGAGCCACCGGACCAGCCCACCATCAACGTGTTCCTCTACCAGGTCACGCCCAACACCTCGATGCGCAACAGCGACCTGCCGACCCGGGCGTCCGACGGCACGCTGATCAAGCGGCCGGCCGCCGCGCTGGATCTGCACTACCTGATCAGCGCGTACGGCGACGAGACGGAGCTGGTCGGGCAGCGGCTGGTCGGCTCCGTGGTGCGCACCCTGCACGAGATACCGATCCTGCCGAAGGACGTCATCGAACAGGCCGGTGAACGCCCCTACTTGGTGGGCAGCGACCTCGCGGAAGCGGTCCAGCGGGTGCGGTTCACGCCGACGGTGATGGACATCGACGAGACGTCGAAGCTGTGGGGGATGCTCTACCAGACGCCGTACTCACTGTCGGTGGTCTACCAGGCGACCCTCATCTTCATCGACGGCCGCGAGAGGCCGGTACCCGCTAAGCCCGTGGAGCGGCCCGAGGTGCGGGTGCTGCCGTTCGGGGCGCCGGGGGCGCCGGAGCCGGCGGTGGTCGGTGACGGTGCGTCAACCAACAGGTCCGGAGGCGACGTTGAGGTGGCCAACGGGACCGAGAAGGCCGAGAAGGCCGAGACACCTGAGAAGCCTGCCGCCCGGACAGCCGAGAAGGCCCCCTCCAAGGCGCCGGTGAAGGCGCCCGCCAAGACGGCAGCGAAATCGCCTGCGAAGGCGCCTGTCAAGGCTCCGGCGCGAGGCCGCAAGGCGGCACAGGCGAGCAAGCCGACGGGCGGTACCGCGCGCGGCACGCAGACGGACAGCGCGGCCGAAGGCACCGAGAACTGA
- a CDS encoding phage tail protein: MAEFTVNAHRFDPYKNFKFLVLWDGRTVAGISKISPLKRTTEVVKHRHGGDPSSPRKSPGRSEFEGITLERGVTHDPEFDRWANKVWQVGAGLGSEVSLADFRKDIVIQVLNEAGQVAVSHKLYRTWPSEYQVLGELDANANAVAIQSLKLECEGWERDYEVPEPQEPSFLNPA; the protein is encoded by the coding sequence ATGGCTGAGTTCACGGTCAACGCGCATCGCTTCGACCCGTACAAGAACTTCAAGTTCCTGGTCCTGTGGGACGGTCGTACGGTCGCGGGCATCAGCAAGATCAGTCCCCTGAAGCGGACGACGGAAGTCGTCAAGCACCGGCATGGAGGCGACCCGTCGTCTCCCCGCAAGTCGCCGGGCCGCTCCGAGTTCGAGGGCATCACCCTGGAGCGCGGGGTCACCCACGACCCCGAGTTCGACCGCTGGGCCAACAAGGTCTGGCAGGTCGGCGCGGGCCTCGGCTCGGAGGTGTCCCTCGCCGACTTCCGCAAGGACATAGTCATCCAGGTCCTCAACGAGGCCGGCCAGGTCGCCGTCTCGCACAAGCTCTACCGGACCTGGCCCAGCGAGTACCAGGTCCTCGGTGAGCTGGACGCCAACGCCAACGCGGTGGCCATCCAGTCGCTGAAGCTCGAGTGCGAGGGCTGGGAGCGGGACTACGAGGTGCCCGAGCCGCAGGAGCCGTCGTTCCTCAACCCCGCCTGA